From Mytilus edulis chromosome 8, xbMytEdul2.2, whole genome shotgun sequence, one genomic window encodes:
- the LOC139485494 gene encoding uncharacterized protein: MPFILYLVIKWLPVFVAYSGNEKSVYTAWRNQTECYDLPTPLAIANTTRHVRNPLIDSWSDVGIKKVKVQLVKNDVTVAWLIFNGGNTNTMNWFSKENLLNSSFNDLTTSSTTKFFGIQGDMFEERQFFINFPLPFATCETDGGWLVVCGKRRWCQWEQKGDFPVFLYTKNYLNRNWHTDSAEPADRMIISVGI, from the exons ATgccttttatattatatttagttaTCAAGTGGTTACCAGTGTTTGTTGCATACAGCGGAAACGAAAAGTCTGTTTACACAGCTTGGCGAAACCAGACGGAATGTTACGACCTTCCAACACCATTGGCGATAGCAAATACTACTCGTCATGTTCGAAATCCACTAATAGATAGCTGGAGTGATGTTGGAATCAAAAAG GTTAAAGTTCAATTGGTAAAGAATGATGTAACAGTTGCGTGGCTGATTTTCAACGGCGGGAATACCAATACTATGAACTGGTTCAGTAAAGAGAACCTACTGAACAGCAGTTTTAACGATCTAACAACAAGTTCTACAACAAAGTTCTTCGGAATACAGGGTGACAT GTTTGAAGAGAgacagtttttcataaattttccaCTTCCGTTTGCTACTTGTGAAACGGACGGTGGATGGCTTGTTGTGTGTGGGAAAAGACGATGGTGTCAATGGGAGCAGAAAGGGGATTTCCCAGTGTTTCTTTATACCAAAAATTACTTAAACAGAAATTGGCATACTG atTCCGCCGAACCAGCAGACAGGATGATTATTTCAGTTGGAATATAG